A stretch of the Malus sylvestris chromosome 10, drMalSylv7.2, whole genome shotgun sequence genome encodes the following:
- the LOC126587124 gene encoding uncharacterized protein LOC126587124, translating into MGVGSLRHSVLFFLFLLFSSGSSVPKNPPLEATHQSKTQVNQEKHIVSSSSVYTTQLDDIPIVNPSPTTTTPTPFVNPTISPPSPTTTPTTIPPTPPLGPTTPTTTPTSPTTPTTTPSYPTTPTTTPSSPTTPTTTPSSPTTPTTTPSSGGTWCIASQSASQNALQVALDYACGYGGADCSAINQGGSCYNPNTLHDHASYAFNDYYQKNPSPTSCNFGGTAQLTNTDPSTGSCRFVSSSSSTSMNSPPTTMTPPTPTMSTTPPTTTSPYTPSIATPGGGSTIYGDSPTESPNSATSISSCMLPLFIMTGILGSFLAENYV; encoded by the exons ATGGGAGTTGGCTCGCTTCGGCATTCTgtattgtttttcttgtttcttctcTTTAGTTCAG GTTCAAGTGTTCCAAAGAATCCTCCTTTGGAAGCAACCCACCAAAGCAAAACACAAGTGAATCAAGAAAAACATATAGTTTCCTCATCTTCGGTGTATACTACCCAGCTCGATGATATTCCCATTGTCAATCCAagtccaacaacaacaactccCACACCATTTGTGAACCCGACAATATCCCCACCATCACCAACCACAACTCCAACCACAATACCACCGACCCCGCCCCTGGGCCCGACAACTCCCACCACAACTCCAACATCCCCGACAACTCCCACCACAACTCCATCATACCCTACAACTCCCACCACCACTCCATCATCCCCGACAACTCCCACCACAACTCCATCATCCCCGACAACTCCCACCACAACACCATCATCAGGTGGTACTTGGTGTATTGCAAGCCAATCTGCTTCACAAAATGCCTTGCAGGTAGCTCTTGATTATGCTTGTGGCTATGGAGGAGCAGACTGTTCAGCAATTAATCAAGGTGGAAGCTGTTATAACCCAAACACTCTTCACGATCACGCTTCCTACGCCTTCAACGACTACTATCAGAAGAACCCATCTCCTACCAGCTGCAATTTCGGTGGAACAGCTCAACTCACCAACACTGACCCAA GTACTGGTAGCTGTCGCTTTGTATCTTCCTCATCATCAACCAG CATGAACTCACCACCGACAACAATGACACCACCAACGCCAACGATGTCAACAACACCACCAACAACGACATCCCCATACACCCCAAGCATCGCTACACCAGGTGGAGGATCAACAATTTATGGTGACTCGCCAACAGAATCCCCGAACTCAGCAACCTCTATCTCATCTTGCATGCTACCGCTATTCATCATGACTGGGATCTTGGGGTCATTTCTCGCAGAAAATTATGTCTAA